The Chamaesiphon minutus PCC 6605 DNA window GAACAGTTGCTAGAGTGGGTGAGTAAATTCGCCATCTTAGCTCTATTAATCGCGATCGGGTTTATTACTATCCCCCTCTGGCTGGAATCTCGGAGTATTAAATCGGGGGAAGGGAAGTAGGCTTTAGGCTTTAGGCTTTAGGCTTTAGGCTTTAGGCTTTAGGCTTTAGGCTTTAGGCTTTAGGCTTTAGGCTTTAGGCTTTAGGCTTTAGGCTTTAGGCTTTAGGCTTTAGGCTTTAGGCTTTAGGCTTTAGGCTTTAGGCTTTAGGTTTTAGGTTTTAGGCTTGCTCACATCTTGCACCAGTTTAAATATACTAGTATTAAGCAGCGAAAATGAGGGTACCGTTTCTTTCTCCCAGTCTCCGAGTCTCCCGAAATAGTAACCTTATTTACGCTGTAGACTACTAGTGCTTAGTACAGATAGTCGGGTACCCACAAGCGACGCAGCTCCCTTCGGGAAGGCTCCGCCAACGAACGGGAGGTTCCCTCCCGTTTGTGTGCGTCAAGACAGGGGCACCCCTACGCAATTAATCTGTAGGGGTGCCCCTGTCTTGTCGTTTTTTTATTCGGGGGGAACCCCCGAATAAAAACGCCGCTTGTGGGTACCCTGGGTCTATACTAAGCACTAGTCTTTTCGTATTGGTGCAAGATGTGAGCTTTAGGCTTTAGGCTGGCTTCCAGTTACCCAGTCACCCAGTCCTCCAGTCTCCTGTAAAATTGATGTGAAGCTCGCGACTGAATAGCTATGAACTGTCATCAATGTGGGGGCACGATCGCGTTAACGGATCGTTTTTGTGAAGAATGCGGGGCAAGTCTGACGACGAACCCCAGTCTCCAGTCGAGCGACAATGGTTGTCAGAAATGCGGTGCGCCACCAAGCAAAATCGATAACGACAGATATTGCATAGAATGTGGATTTCGTCAAGTGGCAATCTCGAACGATCGCATCGAACTCGATTTCGCTGCTAATTTTGCAGGAGCTAGCGATCGCGGACGCAGACACCATCAAAATGAAGATGCGATCGCCCTCAAAATTCTCGATCCCGACACATATATTTTTGTCCTCTGTGACGGCGTATCTAGTTCTCAACATCCCGAACTCGCCTCTAGAGCTGCTGTAACTGCCTGTATTGAAGCAATCGCAATCGCCCTCAATGGCGATCGCGCACAGCCAGATAACGCGATCGAAATTGGCGTCCAAGCAGCACTTCAAGCTGTTTCCAAAATCCCGATCGATCCTTCATCATCGATCGATCCCTCCTCAACGACGATCGTTACCGCGATCGTCCGCGATAATATTGCCACAATTGGCTGGTTGGGTGACAGTCGCGCCTATTGGCTCGTGCCCGAAAAATCGCTCCAGCTCACGCAAGATGACTCCTGGATGCGCGATGCGATCGAGTCGGGTATGTATACCGCCGCCGAAGCCGAAGCATCTCCCTACGCCCACGCGATCGTCCGCTGGCTGGGTGCAGATACCGCTGACGATGGGGTGCCCAATCTCACGACTTTCGCTATCCCTAGCAATGGTTATCTGCTCCTGTGTACCGATGGCTTGTGGAATTATGCGCCAGATCCCGCCTACCTTTACCATACGCTCGCGCAATCGCCAGCACCCGATCCGCTCTCGATCGTCCGTCATCTCGTCAGCTATGCCAATCAACAAGGCGGTCAGGATAATATTACCGTCGGTATTCTGGCGATCGAGTAACTATTTTCGGATTTTGACGTTGCTCGGTTGAGGGAAGATCTCCTGTTTCTGCAATATATTAATCTCCACTATCCACTATCCACTATCCACTATCCCCTAATTCACCGATCGACCGAACCCATAATAATATCGATACTCCCCAGAATCACCACGATATCGGCGACTTTGACCCCTTTGAGTAAATAGGGCAGAATTGAGAGATTATTAAAATCGGCAGAGCGGATTTTCCACCGCCAGGGGAAGGTATTGTCGTCGCCGATGATAAATATCCCCAACTCGCCTTTACCACTCTCCACGCGCACGTAACGTTCGCCTGAAGGGATTTTGAAGGTGGGGGCAATCTTCTTGCTAATGTACTGGTAATCCATCCCGTCCCACTCGGATTTTGGCCCTGCGGCGAGACGTTTGGCTTCGAGATCTTCGTAAGCACCGCCAGGGATGCGATCGATCGCTTGCAGGAGAATCTTCACCGATTCTCGCATTTCGCGAATTCGCACGAAATAACGTGCCAGACAATCGCCCGCCGTCTCTGATTGAATATCCCAATCTAACTCATCGTATCGCTCGTAGTTATCGACTTTGCGTAAATCCCACTTGACGCCAGAAGCGCGTAACATCGGCCCCGATAAGCCCCAATTAATCGCCATCTCGCGACTAATCGTCCCCACCCCTTCCACGCGACGGCGAAAGATCGGATTGTCAGTAATTAAGCGTTCGTACTCATCAACTTTGGGCGCGAAATAATTGCAGAAATCCGCACATTTAGCCAGCCAGCCGTGGGGTAAATCTACCGCTACCCCACCCACGCGGAAGTAGTTATTATTTACCATCCGATAGCCCGTCGCGGCTTCCCACAGATCGTAAATCATCTCCCGTTCGCGGAAAATATAGAACAAGGGCGTCCCCGCACCGACATCTAACATAAATGGCCCCAACCACAACAAATGGTTGGCAATCCGGTTGAGTTCGAGCATTATCATCCGAATATAACTAGCCCGTTTCGGTACCGAGATATTTGCTAACTTCTCCACCGCATTGACAGTCACGGCTTCATTAAACATTCCAGCGGCATAGTCCCAACGACTGACGTAGGGGACGTACATCAGAGTGGTGCGATTTTCGGCAATCTTTTCCATTCCTCGATGTAGATAACCGATAACGGGTTCGCAATCGACGACATCTTCGCCATCTAATGTCACGATAATCCGAAAACAACCGTGCATGGAGGGGTGATGCGGCCCCATATTAAGTACCATCGGCTCTGTCTTGGTTTCGAGCTGTGCCATAGCTGCTATCTCCTAAAATCGCGATCTTCATTCTGTATATCGCGATCGTGCCAACCCCGTCTTGTACGTTCGTCCGATTTTTTGGATATTCTGCGATGCTAAGATCGTAAGTAATCGATCGTAGTTAAATGCAAGTTACCGATGGGTGGGTAATGGCCACTAATTTTTTTGCTAATTACAATCACACCAAAATGATGTCATTTTGGAGCGATAAAAATTATGAGTCGCGCTTGATGCTCATCGCTTTTAAAAAGCTTGTCTGACAAATGCTTTTGGCGTAATGCCTTCCAACCGTTTGAAATGCCGATGAAAATGACTTTGGTCTGTAAATCCGATCGTTTTAGCCACTTGTGCGATGCTCGATCCACCTTGGCGTAACAATTTTTTCCCGCGATCGATCCGACATCTCAAAATATACTGATGGGGCGAAAATCCGGTGGATTGTTTGAACAGTTGCGAAAAATAGTGCGGACTCAATTGGACGATTTGCGCCAGTTCGTGTAGGCTCAGATCGCGATCGAGATAGGTATCGATATAGTCTACAATTTGTTCGAGTTGAGTTGGAGCCAAGCCACTATGATAAGTAGGCAGTGCATATTTTTGGACGGAATAATGCTGTAACAGGTGCATCATCAGCGCGTCGAGCATCGATTCGGCATAAAGCCGACTCAGACTACCGGGATGTTCGAGCGCGTGTTTGAGCGATATTCCAATTCGATCGATCGTGGGATCTGTAGTCGCAAAGTGGGGAATCAATTCCAATCGATCGCGCTCTAGAGTTAGATTGAGCGTATCACGTATGACTTTCGGTTCCAAGCCGACGACAATGGCACCGCCACCCCGATTCCACTCGGCATAATGCCAAGTATCGGCAGGAACGATGACTGCATCGCCGCGCCTGACTACTTCGCGTCGCAATTTACCATCGATCCAGCGTTCGGCTGTAACTGGAGCTGGTAAATCGATAAAAATACCCAAACCATGCTGTTTGGCTAAAATATTTGGTGTCGCGCCTGGTGGAAAATAGTCATAGGCAACGAGCAACCCGTCTAGTTGTGCAGAAATGCTACTCAGTAATGGAGGTCGGTCGAAAATTTGCTGGTATCCAGCTTCACCAGCTACCGTAAAGTCTACAATTGTCGATTCTCGATCGGACATACACTTGAGTTTGGCGTAAGATCGTCGATGAAAGCTATCGCTCAATTAAATTCTAATCTACACACCGCTCCGGTCTGAGCTAATGGTCGAAATCTTTTCCTCGATCGCGAAACTTTCGCATAATTAGTCAGTTCTAGTCCCAATTATGTATCAGGATTTTCAGGATTAGCTTATCGGTATTAACCTTTGTCTGTATCAGGATTTGAGGATTTACTGGATTTTCCGGATTAGCTTATCGGTGCTAACCTATGTCTTCTATTTCCTATCCCCTATCCCCTATCCCCTTTCTCCTAAAGCCTAAAACCTAAAACCTAAAGCCTAAAACCTAAAGCCTAAAACCTAAAGCCTAAAGCCTAAAGCCTAAAGCCTAAAACCTAAAACCTAAAGCCTAAAACCTATCCCCTACCCCCTATCCCCTAATGTTCACCGCAGAAGTCTTCCAAAATCCTTACTTGCCGCAAGGTGCCACACAAGTAAACGCGATCGTGACAATCGCGACTAGTAGCAATGATGATGCTACCGTCGCCGCACCGAGTAATAGCCAACGCTTATTTGGGATTATTTGCGATACATCTGGATCGATGGGTGGAGCTAAGATGATTGCAGCTAAAGATGCGATCGTCAAAATTATCAATCTTCTCCCTACAGATGCGGCATTTTTTGTCGTCACCGGATCTAGTCGATCGAAATTACTAGTACCGCTCGTCAACGCCGTCCCTGAAAATAAACTCCGCGCCGTCGCGCAGGTAAAAGAAATTGCTGCTGGCGGCGGGACATTGATGTCTACTTGGTTGCATACAGCTTTGGGTGAATTCAATAAAATGCCCCAAGCAATTTGCCAAGCTTTATTACTTACCGACGGACAAAACGATCCTAATGACGAGCAAGATTTAGTGCGAGTTTTGGACGCATCTGAAGGTAAATTTCAGTGCGACTGTCGCGGCGTCGGAACGGATTGGCGCGTCGCTGAATTACAGAAAATTGCCACCAGACTGTTAGGTACGACAGATATTATCTCATCACCAGAGCGCATTGCCGATGATTTCCAAGCAATTCTGACTAAAGCGATGGGTAAAACCGTCAGCGATGTCAGTCTAAGGTTGTGGACGCCGATGGGTGCAAAGGTGTTATTTTGCAAGCAAGTCAGTCCCGAAATCGTCGATGTCACCAGTCGCGCCAAAGTCGTCAGCGAACGAATTGTCGAATACCCGACGGGTGCGTGGGGAAGTAATGAATCGCGCGATTACCATTTCTGCATCCAAATTAACGCGGGGAATGTCGGCGACGAAATGTTGGCGGGTAGAGCGAGTCTGATAACCCAAACCAACGGCGTCGAAACCAAAATTACCGAAGCCAAAATCCTCGCCACCTGGACCGAAGATGAAGCCAAAACCGCTAAAATCGATCGCCGCGTTGCTCACTATACCGGACAAGCCGAACTCGCGCAATCGATCCAAGAAGGCTTAGAAGCCAGAGCGCAAGGTAATATCGAAATAGCGACAGTCAAGCTCGGCAAAGCCGTCAAACTCGCCTACGATTCTGGCAACGAAGCCACCGCCAAACTCCTCCGCTCTGTCGTCGATGTCGAAGACGCCGCAGCAGGTACCGTCCGCATCAAGCGCACCGTCGCCAAAGAAGACGAAATGATGCTCGAAACTCGATCGACCAAAACGGCTAGAATTCAGAAGTAGGTATTAGGCTTTAGGCTTTGGGCTTTAGGTTTAAATACTGCATCGATTGAGTTCTCTTAACGCCATTTAAAGGCTCATGAGTGAAGTATCACCTTTGGCAACACGATCTCCACTTCCTAACACCTAATATCTAACACCTAAAGCCTAAAGCCTAACCATGTACACTTGTCCCAAAGGCCATAATTCAACGGAATCAGATTTTTGTTCTGAATGTGGGGCAAAAATTACTGGAATGGGGATTGCCGAAGTCGTCTCAAATCCCACCCACAAAACCGCCGCAACTATTAACCAATCGGTAGCCGTCCAGTCTTGCCCCGAATGTAGTACTCCGCATGAGGTAGATAGCGGTAACTTTTGTGAGATTTGTGGTTTTAACTTCTTGACTGGTGCCAAGGGTGGCGATCCTTTATCTATTTTTCCACCGCCGATTCGATCGGGAATTAATACTACAGCTACCGCACCGACACAGCCACCCCATCCATCCGCTCAGGTCACAAATCCCGCCCCTAACGCAGTCAGTCAATGGCAGGTGATTATCTCGATCGATCCCAGTTTAGCGACCCCTGACAGCCCACCAGCCCCCGCACAGGAACCGATCGTCATTGAGTTAACCCAGCCTACCAATCTCATCGGCAGGACTAGCATCGCGCGGGCGATTCATCCTGAAATTCCCCTAGATTTGGATGATGCCGTTTCTTCTCGCCATGCGATTCTTACCCTCCATCCCGATGGCACCCTCATACTTAGGGACATCGGTTCGTCAAATGGGACGCTGGTAAATGGCAAAGAAATTGCCGTGATGGCAGATATTTCGATCGCGTCTGGCGATGAAATTACGCTCGGACATTGGACGAGAATTAAGCTCATAAATCTAAATTCGGGACGCTCGTAGATCGATCGACAAATCTATTTTGCAGTAATCGATCGATACAATCTACTGTCATGTTATCGATCGAATTGGGTAGGATAAATACAGCACGTAATTAGAGGTAAAAAATCTATGAATCCCATTCTCAGACAAGGCGATGTCCTCATTATTCCGAGCGACACATCTGCCACAGGTACCAAGCTTCCGCACCTGACTTTAGCTGAAGGTGAAGTTACCGGACACCGCCACCGAATTAGCAATGGTGAAGCCGAATTATTCGAGCGTGATGGCGTATTATATCTCAAAGTTTTATCCCCAACTGCCGTTCTCACCCACGAGGAACATGCAGAGGTAACTATCCCCCAAGGCGATTGGGAAATCCGCATCCAACGCGAATACTCGCCCGAAGGTTGGCGATATGTAGCGGATTGAAAATTATTTGCAAGGGGCATCGATCGATACCCTTCACTTGAATTTGGACTAAGTTGAGTGAATGGAATCCTAAGTGGTTATTGGATGAAGAAAATGCTGCGATTAGACAGAGATTAATTGCTCAAATAGGGTACGAGAAAACTTGTGAGGTATTATATGCGATTACTCTCGATATTTGGAGAGAATATACCTTGCTCAAAATCAATATTCTAGAATTATTAGAGCGAGAGCCGATGATTTTACTCAAGATGACTTGTCCATCGACTGGGCATATTCATATTCTGCGCGTTCCACTAGAGATGACGAGTGCAGAGGAGGCGATTACTTGGGTAAATCATGGCATTGCTCCCGACAAGTTTGCAGTCCAAACTTAAAATTAAGTCGAAACCCCAAAACTCTTAATTTGCCAAGGTTTGACGAGCGTATCCACAGGATCTAAAAGTCGTTCTTCGAGGATATTTATGGCTCGATCGATCCCTAAATCCAGCTCGCCGCTTAACTCAATTTCCCCCTCAACTCCATGACATTCATAACACCGCAGTACCCACGATCGATCTAGAGCTTCTGAAGGTTTGAAAGCCATTAAAACTAGATTCTCTGCATGTAAATCTAGAAAACTATGATTAGTTCTTAACGATCTCCCCGTACCCTCGTCTCCCACTCTCCCCCTCTCCCCCTCTCCCTCTACTCGCACTACCTGCAACGGAGAATTCAACTCCAACCCCTTTCGCACCGTCTGAGCCGCTTGCCAGGTGCCACTATGAGGATAAATTGCATAGGTAAATTCATGGTAACCTCGATCGGCGATCGGATCTGGCCATTTGCTACTGCGGAGTAAAGTTAGTCGTACATAATCCGTTCCCGCATCGAAGCCATATTTACTATCGTTTAAAATACTCACCCCATATTCGCCACTATTATCGGTGAGATCTACCCAGCGGTGCATGGGTAATTCCCATTTAGCCTTTTCGGCGGCGGTTTCGGGTGTGGTAGTGCGATCGATCGCGCCACAGGCAGTTTCGGCGGTAGATCGATCGGCGGTAAGATTGAGGGGGAAGTTGGCTTTAATTAAGACATGTTCGGCTTGCCAATCGACGCTGGTTTTAATGCGGACGATCGGGCTATGGGCGTCTAAGATATAATCTTGCGTAAATTCACATCCCGCTAATTCCCTCACGACTCGCACGCTTTGGCGGATTTCGCCTGCTTCGATCCACTCGATCGATTTTAACTGGCTGGGTGGCAATTGTTTTTCGGCATATTTAGGGTCGATATTCCAGGCATCCCAGTATTGTCCCTCATCTTGGAAGGCTTCGAGATGATTGGCACCTATTGAGGTAAGAACTTCCCGTTGGTTAATTTCATCCCAGATACTAGCAATATCTCCAGTATGAAAGTCGATTTCTACTTTTACGAATCGGTTTTTAAAAATAAAATCGCCAGAACCCAATATTTTCAGATCTTTCCATCGCGGCTTGGGATCGACGATCGGGTCCATACCCATCATAAAGTAAGGTACAAGCCAGAATAGCTCACAACCAACGCTGGGTAAATCTGCTAAGAATAATATTTTCCCCGTTGATGATTGTGTTTGTCTAGAGCAAACTACTTCTAATGCGCGTCCAGCAGCATCATATACCCGCCACCACTCAAGACCCCATTCTGTCGGCGGTAAAGATAAACTAACTACTTCGGTACGTTGCCAATTGAGAGCATTAAAAATCACGATCGGAATTGCGCCCTCTATTGGCGGCGTCGGGAGGCTAATTCGATCGCAAATTTCACCCAAAGCATTGCTAATTATCTGCGTCATCGCGCGTTCAACATCTGCCCAGCCTTCATTTGCCGTTATATATACGGGTTCGATCGCAGTGCCAGGGATGATATCGTGAAATTGATTGAATAATGTCTGCTTCCAGGCTGTCTCGATTTGCAATTTGAGATCTGCGGGATAATCCTGGTGACTGACGATACAGGCGATCGAAGACCAGAGTTCGGCTTGATATAATAAATCCTCAGAGAGCCGATTCGATCGCTTTTGATCGGCGTGGGTGGTAAAACAACCGCGATGGAATTCTAAATAAAGTTCGTCCCGCCACACTGGTAAAAGTTGACTGTCGGCTCTACTTGCCAACTTATCCAGATATTTAATCGCCGTCGTAAATTCCAGATCGGGAAATACATCCGACTGCGACCATCGATCGGCTAATTCCAACATATCACGAGTCGGCCCGCCGCCATGATCGCCGATGCCAAATAAATACAGCGACTCATTTATGCCCGTATCTGTTTGCCACTTGCAGGCATAATCGATCATCTTCAACGGATCGATGCCCTCACCAATTGCCGATGACATCAAACTCATTACCCGACTCCCATCTGGAGCTTCCCACCAAAATAATTGATGGGGAAATTGTGTCGTATCGTTCCACAAGAATTTCTGCGTCACGAAGTAATCGATACCGCCTTGCTGGAGTAACTGCGGTAATTGCCAGCAAAAGCCAAATGTATCTGGGAGCCATGCGACTTGAGTATGCGCGCCAAATCTCGATCGGTTGTATGCTTGTCCGTAAATAATCTGCCGTGCGATCGATTCTCCCGAAATTACGTTGAGATCTGGTTCGATCCACATTCCCCCGACGATTTCCCACTTACCCGCCCGCACCTGCTGACAAATCCCAGCAAATATCTCTGGTTGGTGAATTTCCATCCACTCATACAGCGCAGGAGTAGAATGACAAAAAGTCAAATCGGGAAATAATTGCTGTAAACTCAGACTCGATCGAAACGTCCGCTCCGCCGCTTCCCAAGTCTCCGCCACCTCCCACAACCACGCCATATCCAAATGAGCATGTCCCAACAATTGAATAGTGTGCAAAATCCCCTCCGAGGAGCGATGCATCGACAGGGAGGGAACCTCCCGGTTGTGTGCGTCAAGACAGGGGTGCCCATCGGGCGGGGTGGGTAGATCTTCACCGCAGCCCAAGATCCCAGCAGACATCCCCTCCTCGGAGGGGTGCCCATCGGGCGGGGTGGGCAGATCTCCACCGCAGCCCAAAATCGCCTTAATTTGTTGTTTGAGCTGTAGAATATGTTCGATAAACCGACGACTATCGACCTTGAGTAAATCGTAATCGATCCGATCTATAATTCCCGCCACTTCCCCCAACTGAGCCGGATCGAAGCTCGCCACCTGCTTTACCATCACCGCCAACTCATCCGCCAACCAACCCGGTTCGGGATTTGTCGGCTCTACCGATTCAAAAATTAACCGCGAACGCATCAAAGCACCAATATCGTGCCCCGGACTAATTAATCTTAATCGCACGTCTACAGCCGTTCCAGGCACCACAGCAGACATCAGCAATACACGCGGACTATGGTCGAATAAATCCCCCTCCTGCACCAATTCCCCATCGACAAATACCTGCGCCAACTCCGCCCACCAAGTAAAAGCCAGCCGACAAGATAGACTAGTAACAGGATAACCATAGAGATCGATCGGCATTACCACCTGTTGCGCCAACCAGATCTCCCGTCGCCCCCGTTCCCAAGCAATCTGTCCCTTCGGATTTAAGTTTGCCAGCTCCCAAGCATTCGGATCTGCATCTACAGAGCCAGCTCCCAGAAACATTTTCCAGCCAGTCATAAGATCCTGCTGACTGAGATTCCGCAGTCGCTCGACCAGGATCGCGATTGAAGATACAAAACTTTGCTCGGAATCATTCATAGTTTCGCTAAAATCTTAGATATTTAAAAAAGTAACTCAACATCGAGCTAAGTTTTGAGACCCACCTTCACAATTTAAGTATTAATTCAGATCTCGACCCGTACATACCAGCCAAGTCTCGACCGTCTCAAAACTTACTTCTGGATATTAAAAACAACCTACTATTCACTATCCACCATCCACTATTCACTTTCCACTATCCACTTGCCATTAAACCCCCATGTCTGGAACTTACCAAAGCCGAGTCTTCACCTTTATCAGCAAGCGCACCGATCGATTGAAAGACACCTGCGTTCAAGGTTTGCGACATCTTAAGGTAGCGGTAGTTTGGACTGGTCAAATTTTACTCTATCCGCTCCAGCTCTTGGCACAGAAACTAGAGAACTTGCAACCCCGACTTGCGCCACCACCCCCACAAAAATCGCTACCACAGCCAGCTTCCGATATTAACATCGAACAGGCTCTTGAATCGATCGTCGAAGCTGGATATCCAATTGAGATTGCCGATAGTGCTGAATTGATAGTGGATGATTGGTCGGTTATCGATGAAAATATCTGGAATAATGGCGGCGAACTTATCGCTAATCAAAGTCAAGAAGCTACCTATAATTTCCACACATCTAGCCAAGTTCGCTCGCACAAACCAATTATTCGCGGACTCAGTTCGTTATTAACCGATCGCCAATTAGTCTTAGTAACAGCCGAAAACGAACTATTAGATCTACTGACAGTTTCCCAACAACAAGAAATTCGGCGACGGATTGGACTAGATATTGCAATTGCTTGGCATCAATGGCGCGCGAGTAAAATAGCAACCGATCGGGCTGCACCCGAATTTTCAACCGATCGACAACAAGTATTACTCGACGAAACTACCGATCGATGGCTGGAGATCGAACGCGAACACTTAACAAATCCAACTTTATTTTTGAATAGTGAAATAGATCCGATCGAGCCAGCATTACCATCGACAACTTTGCGCGATCGCTTGCAAAATTGGTGGCAAAATGCTACTAAAGATCGAGCTGAATCTCAACCTGTTGCCCCAAAAGCTCAGCTCGAACTACCATCGTCTAACTATCCATTTACACCCCGATCGCCACGACTGAATAGATTCGTAGATCTGCCCCAACTGCCACCGATTGTCGAATCACAACCTACCCCAAACCAAGCTCGTCCGGTTCTAGATACCCTTGCCAAACTCCAACCAAATTGGCTCAAAAGCTGGTTTAGTTACTATCAAGATTATCTATATATCCCATCGAAGCAAGATAGCTATATAGTCCATCAACCAGCAGAATTTAAGCTAATTCCGATCGAGCCAGAACCCCAAAAGATCGAGTACACAGAAATTATCAAAAGACAGAACTCCAGCCTCAATAAACGAGGCTCTGAGAATAAGCAAGCTGCTGGCAAAATCTCTAAACAAATCGATTTAGAATCAGAAGTTAGTCAGGATTGGGCTGGAGGTAAAATATCCAAACAAGTAAACTTAGATCCAGAATATTTCCCAGATTGGATCGAAGCAGATTCCGAACTAATCGGGTATAGTAGATCGCCATTAGCGAGATTCTTAGCATGGCTCGATCGGATCGTTCTAGCGATCGAAAACTGGCTGATAAAAATGTGGGAGATGATTACTAATAATCCCGCTCGTAATTAATTAATAACCGATCGCTATTTTTTTAAGATAGGCGATAGAGATCGGAGATGAATTGATATAATACTTTTTGAGCATTCGTCGATCGAATCGAGTTTGTAGCTGGATGAAATAACTCCGAAATCAGCGGTAAAACTTCGGTATCTAAAGCCTCACGAAATATCTCCGTCGGTAAAATGAGTTGCGCCGCATCGCGCAAATCGTGGAGGAATTCTAATTTAAAACTTTCAGGCGTGGATTTGGCGATAGCTAGCGGTTTCACCCAACACCTAGATGAGACACTAATAATATCTATAACTTCAGCAAATAGATGTAAATTCTCTCTGTCTATGCAAACAATTCGATCGGTTTTAAATTCGACTGGTGAAGGTTTATCGGTCATTCTATATTTTACTAGAGCTATCGTTCGATCGAGGATACTGGAAATTAATCTATAACTATTTTAACTCCTACTGTCGATCGATAAATAACGCTATACCCCAGAAATCGCCACTACTAGCAGATTAATAATAAATAAATGCAAGAATATAAGCCTATTATCGATCGCTATTACGATCGACATATTTACGATATCCATTGCGATCGCAATCTGAATTTTTATAAGACATTGGAGTACGAACTATCGGTTACT harbors:
- a CDS encoding PP2C family serine/threonine-protein phosphatase — protein: MNCHQCGGTIALTDRFCEECGASLTTNPSLQSSDNGCQKCGAPPSKIDNDRYCIECGFRQVAISNDRIELDFAANFAGASDRGRRHHQNEDAIALKILDPDTYIFVLCDGVSSSQHPELASRAAVTACIEAIAIALNGDRAQPDNAIEIGVQAALQAVSKIPIDPSSSIDPSSTTIVTAIVRDNIATIGWLGDSRAYWLVPEKSLQLTQDDSWMRDAIESGMYTAAEAEASPYAHAIVRWLGADTADDGVPNLTTFAIPSNGYLLLCTDGLWNYAPDPAYLYHTLAQSPAPDPLSIVRHLVSYANQQGGQDNITVGILAIE
- a CDS encoding NAD(P)H-quinone oxidoreductase subunit H — translated: MAQLETKTEPMVLNMGPHHPSMHGCFRIIVTLDGEDVVDCEPVIGYLHRGMEKIAENRTTLMYVPYVSRWDYAAGMFNEAVTVNAVEKLANISVPKRASYIRMIMLELNRIANHLLWLGPFMLDVGAGTPLFYIFREREMIYDLWEAATGYRMVNNNYFRVGGVAVDLPHGWLAKCADFCNYFAPKVDEYERLITDNPIFRRRVEGVGTISREMAINWGLSGPMLRASGVKWDLRKVDNYERYDELDWDIQSETAGDCLARYFVRIREMRESVKILLQAIDRIPGGAYEDLEAKRLAAGPKSEWDGMDYQYISKKIAPTFKIPSGERYVRVESGKGELGIFIIGDDNTFPWRWKIRSADFNNLSILPYLLKGVKVADIVVILGSIDIIMGSVDR
- a CDS encoding helix-turn-helix transcriptional regulator is translated as MSDRESTIVDFTVAGEAGYQQIFDRPPLLSSISAQLDGLLVAYDYFPPGATPNILAKQHGLGIFIDLPAPVTAERWIDGKLRREVVRRGDAVIVPADTWHYAEWNRGGGAIVVGLEPKVIRDTLNLTLERDRLELIPHFATTDPTIDRIGISLKHALEHPGSLSRLYAESMLDALMMHLLQHYSVQKYALPTYHSGLAPTQLEQIVDYIDTYLDRDLSLHELAQIVQLSPHYFSQLFKQSTGFSPHQYILRCRIDRGKKLLRQGGSSIAQVAKTIGFTDQSHFHRHFKRLEGITPKAFVRQAF
- a CDS encoding vWA domain-containing protein — protein: MFTAEVFQNPYLPQGATQVNAIVTIATSSNDDATVAAPSNSQRLFGIICDTSGSMGGAKMIAAKDAIVKIINLLPTDAAFFVVTGSSRSKLLVPLVNAVPENKLRAVAQVKEIAAGGGTLMSTWLHTALGEFNKMPQAICQALLLTDGQNDPNDEQDLVRVLDASEGKFQCDCRGVGTDWRVAELQKIATRLLGTTDIISSPERIADDFQAILTKAMGKTVSDVSLRLWTPMGAKVLFCKQVSPEIVDVTSRAKVVSERIVEYPTGAWGSNESRDYHFCIQINAGNVGDEMLAGRASLITQTNGVETKITEAKILATWTEDEAKTAKIDRRVAHYTGQAELAQSIQEGLEARAQGNIEIATVKLGKAVKLAYDSGNEATAKLLRSVVDVEDAAAGTVRIKRTVAKEDEMMLETRSTKTARIQK
- a CDS encoding FHA domain-containing protein, with translation MYTCPKGHNSTESDFCSECGAKITGMGIAEVVSNPTHKTAATINQSVAVQSCPECSTPHEVDSGNFCEICGFNFLTGAKGGDPLSIFPPPIRSGINTTATAPTQPPHPSAQVTNPAPNAVSQWQVIISIDPSLATPDSPPAPAQEPIVIELTQPTNLIGRTSIARAIHPEIPLDLDDAVSSRHAILTLHPDGTLILRDIGSSNGTLVNGKEIAVMADISIASGDEITLGHWTRIKLINLNSGRS